A genome region from Gigantopelta aegis isolate Gae_Host chromosome 3, Gae_host_genome, whole genome shotgun sequence includes the following:
- the LOC121369325 gene encoding G-protein coupled receptor 84-like has product MDLISATESFNDTVPPAPSNGNTTERFINISAAVYVGILSVTGTLGNLIVLYVYIFKFKQSTFNTFIIFLAAFDIICSAIEMPLDVANLVHMEGFPGCKPIVLIATTTALATGFILVAIAVLRYKGICKPLKPNISVVQARVISVVSLGIAVVVSWPSAVMVANIPDELVGGMVVTNCATENRFKETQYPLLFNGILFLIFGGAFLTLIILYGIIGRQFWLRKKYGPTQSLIHRDKSSSTSPNHALSERCHLSIQGSSPNASKDMDNNKGIPHPSSNAYSSKSGAQSSAAKGKSYSNCGEVAISPGTSEVQVVETEPGSNSSTASNRSASKLVPVQKSTKQPSQNQNTFRILFIVTITFLLSYLPHLSLMIYEVAGSDLYLTPVGESFVGVIIRSYLINSASNPIIYGCCNKKFREETSAICHRLKVCFHMV; this is encoded by the coding sequence ATGGATCTAATAAGTGCAACAGAATCCTTTAATGACACGGTGCCACCAGCTCCGTCTAACGGCAACACAACTGAACGCTTTATAAACATTTCTGCAGCAGTTTATGTTGGGATTTTATCAGTTACGGGAACGCTTGGAAATTTAATAGTTCTGTACGTGTATATCTTCAAATTTAAACAAAGCACATTCAACACGTTTATCATATTTCTAGCGGCATTTGACATAATATGCAGCGCCATCGAAATGCCACTGGATGTTGCCAACCTGGTCCATATGGAGGGATTTCCTGGATGTAAGCCCATAGTGTTGATAGCTACAACCACTGCACTAGCAACTGGTTTCATTCTTGTGGCCATCGCTGTCCTCCGGTACAAAGGCATCTGTAAGCCACTGAAGCCAAATATATCGGTTGTTCAAGCAAGAGTCATCTCTGTGGTGTCACTGGGAATAGCCGTGGTTGTATCCTGGCCGTCTGCTGTCATGGTAGCCAATATACCAGACGAACTCGTGGGCGGGATGGTAGTCACGAACTGTGCCACAGAAAATCGTTTCAAAGAAACCCAGTACCCGTTGCTATTTAacggaattttgtttttaatatttggcGGCGCGTTTCTCACGTTGATAATACTGTACGGAATTATAGGCAGACAATTCTGGCTGAGGAAGAAATATGGCCCTACACAGTCACTTATACACAGAGATAAATCGTCTTCAACATCGCCAAATCATGCATTGAGTGAACGATGCCATTTGTCTATCCAAGGGTCATCACCGAATGCTTCAAAAGATATGGATAACAATAAGGGCATACCACATCCGTCTAGCAATGCATATTCTTCAAAGTCTGGTGCACAGAGTTCTGCAGCCAAAGGAAAGTCTTATTCTAATTGTGGAGAAGTTGCTATATCTCCTGGCACATCAGAAGTACAAGTAGTCGAGACGGAACCTGGAAGTAACAGCAGTACAGCTTCTAATCGGAGTGCTTCAAAACTTGTGCCAGTCCAAAAAAGTACGAAGCAACCTTCTCAAAACCAAAACACATTTAGAATTTTGTTCATCGTGACGATAACATTTCTGCTCAGCTATTTACCGCACCTGAGTTTGATGATTTATGAAGTGGCCGGTTCGGATTTGTATCTTACTCCCGTGGGAGAAAGTTTTGTCGGGGTCATTATTAGATCATATCTCATAAACAGTGCATCTAATCCAATCATATACGGATGTTGTAACAAAAAATTTAGAGAAGAAACTAGTGCTATATGTCATAGATTAAAAGTGTGTTTTCATATGGTCTGA
- the LOC121369327 gene encoding probable G-protein coupled receptor No9: MELTDVTPFFNTTVSPLPTNDNTTERFINIPAAVYGSILSVIGTTGNTAVLYVYIFKFKPNPFNIFITFLAACDILSCAVLMPLDVVNVLLPVSFSGCSPLVFIATATALATSFILVAIAALRYKGICKPLEPNISVVQAKRICLICSTIAVSISWPAAVMVTKIPDELEAGTFVMNCATERRFQDTVYPLLFYGFMFLLFVSVFVTLVALYGVIGRRLHLRMKYGPSQDYGTNGQNLYICQEGSQNASKNATDKGETQNVRTTSCSSKPGVESYVMKEKYEVNSQNNLAFSVESEMHCEPRGKMVEPGHGSGSDSSSSSTVLNHSSSNLVPIKNKPRRSSISKTTFKVLFIVTITFLVSYLPHLSLMLYESVGSDLDVTALGESFVGIFIRSYLISCVANPIIYGCCNRKFRHETNEILQKVRKGCAYGFK; this comes from the coding sequence ATGGAACTGACAGATGTAACACCATTCTTTAACACGACAGTTTCACCACTTCCAACAAACGACAACACAACAGAACGCTTTATAAATATTCCTGCAGCAGTTTATGGATCTATTTTGTCAGTTATTGGTACCACAGGAAATACAGCAGTTCTTTATGTGTATATCTTTAAATTCAAGCCGAACCCATTCAACATTTTCATAACTTTTCTAGCAGCATGCGACATTCTGAGCTGTGCCGTCCTAATGCCACTAGATGTCGTAAATGTTCTTCTTCCAGTGAGCTTCTCGGGATGCAGCCCCTTGGTGTTTATAGCTACAGCCACTGCACTAGCTACTAGTTTCATTCTTGTGGCTATCGCTGCTCTCAGATACAAGGGCATCTGTAAGCCATTGGAGCCAAATATTTCGGTCGTCCAAGCAAAGCGTATATGTCTCATATGTTCGACAATCGCGGTAAGCATATCTTGGCCGGCTGCTGTCATGGTAACCAAGATACCAGACGAACTGGAGGCAGGAACGTTTGTCATGAATTGTGCTACTGAACGTCGTTTCCAGGACACTGTCTACCCTTTGCTGTTTTATGGGtttatgtttcttttatttgtcTCTGTTTTCGTAACGCTGGTCGCACTGTACGGAGTCATAGGCAGACGACTCCATTTGAGGATGAAATATGGTCCCTCACAAGATTATGGAACTAATGGACAAAATCTTTATATTTGCCAAGAAGGTTCGCAGAATGCTTCCAAAAACGCCACTGACAAAGGAGAAACCCAAAACGTCCGTACTACGTCGTGTTCTTCAAAGCCAGGTGTAGAGAGTTATGTTATGAAAGAGAAATACGAAGTAAATTCTCAAAACAATCTGGCGTTTTCTGTAGAATCAGAGATGCACTGTGAACCTCGAGGGAAAATGGTCGAACCTGGCCACGGAAGTGGCAGtgacagcagcagtagcagcaccGTGTTAAACCACAGCAGTTCGAACCTCGTACCAATCAAGAATAAACCAAGACGATCTTCCATCAGCAAAACGACATTTAAAGTTCTTTTTATCGTGACGATCACGTTTCTCGTTAGCTATTTACCACACCTGAGTTTGATGCTTTACGAATCGGTCGGTTCGGATTTGGATGTCACTGCTCTTGGGGAAAGTTTTGTTGGCATTTTTATTAGATCCTATTTGATAAGCTGTGTAGCCAATCCAATCATATATGGATGTTGCAACAGAAAATTCCGCCATGAAACAAacgaaatattacaaaaagtaaGAAAAGGATGTGCGTATGGTTTCAAGTAA
- the LOC121368932 gene encoding putative uncharacterized protein DDB_G0286901 — MQEETSAGNMLINLTTNNGNDENEKLEHTGVYNLMQEETSAGNMLINLTTNNGKDENDKLEHTGVYNLMQEETSAGNMLIDLTTNNGKDENDKLEHTGVYNLMQEETSAGNKLINLTTNKGKDENDKLEHTGVYNLMQEETSAGNKLINLTTNNGNDENEKLEHTGVYNLMQEETSAGNMLINLTTNNGNDENEKLEHTGVYNLMQEETSAGNMLIDLTTNNGKDENDKLEHTGVYNLMQEETSAGNKLINLTTNNGKDENDKLEHTGVYNLMQEETSAGNKLINLTTNNGNDENEKLEHTGVYNLMQEETSAGNMLINLTTNNGNDENEKLEHTGVYNLMQEKTSAGNMLINLTTNDGNDENEKLEHTGVYNLMQEETNAGNMLIDLTTNNGNDENEKLEHTGVYNLMQEERNKCW, encoded by the coding sequence ATGCAGGAAGAAACCAGTGCTGGTAACATGCTGATCAATCTTACAACAAACAATGGGAATGATGAAAACGAAAAACTAGAACATACGGGAGTATATAACCTCATGCAGGAAGAAACCAGTGCTGGTAACATGCTGATCAATCTTACAACAAACAATGGGAAAGATGAAAACGATAAACTAGAACATACGGGAGTATATAACCTCATGCAGGAAGAAACCAGTGCTGGTAACATGCTGATCGATCTTACAACAAACAATGGGAAAGATGAAAACGATAAACTAGAACATACGGGAGTATATAACCTCATGCAGGAAGAAACCAGTGCTGGTAACAAGCTGATCAATCTTACAACAAACAAAGGGAAAGATGAAAACGATAAACTAGAACATACGGGAGTATACAACCTCATGCAGGAAGAAACCAGTGCTGGTAACAAGCTGATCAACCTTACAACAAACAATGGGAATGATGAAAACGAAAAACTAGAACATACAGGAGTATATAACCTCATGCAGGAAGAAACCAGTGCTGGTAACATGCTGATCAATCTTACAACAAACAATGGGAATGATGAAAACGAAAAACTAGAACATACGGGAGTATATAACCTCATGCAGGAAGAAACCAGTGCTGGTAACATGCTGATCGATCTTACAACAAACAATGGGAAAGATGAAAACGATAAACTAGAACATACGGGAGTATATAACCTCATGCAGGAAGAAACCAGTGCTGGTAACAAGCTGATCAATCTTACAACAAACAATGGGAAAGATGAAAACGATAAACTAGAACATACGGGAGTATATAACCTCATGCAGGAAGAAACCAGTGCTGGTAACAAGCTGATCAATCTTACAACAAACAATGGGAATGATGAAAACGAAAAACTAGAACATACAGGAGTATATAACCTCATGCAGGAAGAAACCAGTGCTGGTAACATGCTGATCAATCTTACAACAAACAATGGGAATGATGAAAACGAAAAACTAGAACATACGGGAGTATATAACCTCATGCAGGAAAAAACCAGTGCTGGTAACATGCTGATCAATCTTACAACAAACGATGGGAATGATGAAAACGAAAAACTAGAACATACGGGAGTATATAACCTCATGCAGGAAGAAACCAATGCTGGTAACATGCTGATCGATCTTACAACAAACAATGGGAATGATGAAAACGAAAAACTAGAACATACAGGAGTATATAACCTCATGCAGGAAGAAAGAAACAAGTGCTGGTAA